A portion of the Cololabis saira isolate AMF1-May2022 chromosome 17, fColSai1.1, whole genome shotgun sequence genome contains these proteins:
- the LOC133464070 gene encoding uncharacterized protein LOC133464070: MADTTEKHRAFVTEPIGEKPVTALPGIGETLGQKLTAQGFDKASAVLDQFMQMKRDTEMFKTWLKDTTGANAYQADCCAQALKDWDVHHVAEAPGLCHGAEGGETGDDPVGHRGDAQQEAGGPGLQQGAPPPSGTSTTSQKHRDFVAEPMGEKPVTALPGIWETLGRKLEYKGFSKAYVVLGQFLLLKKNQEMFTDWLKENNGDNARQAEACERCMREWCDTFL, from the exons ATGGCAGACACCACTGAGAAGCACCGGGCCTTTGTGACCGAGCCGATTGGGGAAAAGCCGGTGACGGCGCTGCCGGGCATCGGGGAAACACTGGGCCAGAAGCTGACGGCCCAGGGCTTCGACAAG GCCTCCGCGGTTCTGGATCAGTTCATGCAGATGAAGAGAGACACGGAAATGTTCAAGACCTGGCTGAAAGACACCACCGGCGCCAACGCCTACCAGGCCGACTGCTGCGCTCAGGCCCTGAAGGACTG GGATGTCCACCACGTGGCAGAAGCACCGGGACTTTGTCACGGAGCCGAAGGGGGAGAAACCGGTGACGACCCTGTGGGGCATCGGGGAGACGCTCAGCAGGAAGCTGGAGGACCCGGGCTTCAGCAAGGTGCCCCCCCACCCAG CGGGACGTCCACCACGTCTCAGAAGCACCGGGACTTCGTGGCCGAGCCGATGGGGGAGAAGCCAGTGACGGCCCTGCCGGGCATCTGGGAGACGCTGGGCAGGAAGCTGGAGTACAAGGGCTTCAGCAAG GCCTACGTGGTTCTGGGtcagttcctgctgctgaagaaGAACCAGGAGATGTTCACCGATTGGCTGAAGGAGAACAACGGCGACAACGCCAGGCAGGCGGAGGCCTGCGAGCGGTGCATGAGGGAGTGGTGCGACACCTTCCtgtag
- the LOC133464071 gene encoding barrier-to-autointegration factor-like protein, translating into MATTDKEYRVFVREPMGDKPVTDLPGIEETLGRRLQERGFYNAYKVLGQFVWLRRDTDRFTTWLKKAIGATSEQADLCARALEDWCTIQLY; encoded by the exons ATGGCAACCACTGATAAGGAATACCGGGTCTTCGTGCGTGAGCCGATGGGGGACAAGCCGGTGACAGACTTGCCGGGGATCGAGGAAACGCTGGGCAGGAGGCTGCAGGAACGGGGCTTCTACAAT GCCTACAAGGTTCTGGGTCAGTTCgtgtggctgaggagagacacGGACAGGTTCACCACCTGGCTGAAGAAAGCCATCGGCGCCACCTCCGAGCAGGCCGACCTCTGCGCTCGGGCCCTGGAGGACTGGTGCACCATCCAGCTCTACTGA